DNA from Salinispora arenicola:
TCGAAATTGAGCGGCGCCTGGATGAGGCGCTGGACATTCCGGTCTTCCACGACGACCAGCACGGCACCGCCATCGTCGTACTCGCCGCGCTACGCAATGCGGCGGCGCTACTCACCCGCAAGCTCGGCGACCTCCAGGTGGCGGTCAGCGGCGCGGGTGCCGCCGGCGTGGCGGTGACCAAGATGCTCGTCGCCGGCGGGGTCAATCCGGAACAGGTGGTCGTCTGCGACTCCCAGGGCGTCCTCGGGCGGCACCGCGATGATCTCACCGGCACCAAGGCCGAGCTGGCCGAGCTGACCAACGGTGACGGCCGGCAGGGCGACATGGCCGCGGCGCTGCGGGGTGCCGACGTGTTGATCGGCGTCTCCGGCGGCCAGATTCCCGAGGCGGCGGTGGCCGGCATGGCCCGCGGCGGGATCGTCTTCGCCCTGGCCAACCCCACCCCCGAGGTGCACCCGGCAGTGGCCGCCCGGCACGTCGCGGTGGTCGCCACCGGCCGCAGCGACCATCCCAATCAGATCAACAACGTGCTCGCCTTTCCCGGAGTCTTCCGCGGCGCGTTGGACGCCCGGGCCACCCGGATCACGGATGGCATGAAGGTGGCCGCGGCGGACGCGATCGCCGGGGTGGTGGCCGAGTCGCTGACACCCGAGGCGATCGTCCCGTCACCGCTGGACCCACGGGTCGCCCCCGCGGTGGCCGAGGCGGTCGCGGAGGCCGCACGGCGTGACAGCGTGACCCGGTGAATGCGGCGGAGTGACCCGGTAGGAGCGGCGGCGTACCCAGCTGTCGCCGCTCGGGTCACGGCAGGGCACTTCTGGTCGCCCGCCCAGGTTGTTACCGTGCCGACCATGCGTGCTGCCTTCGCCTCCCGCTTCGACGATGCCAACCCGCTCACCGCGCTCACCGTCGGCGAGCGGCCCGAGCCTGCGCACCACGGCGACGACTGGGTGACCGTCCAGGTCACCGCCAGCTCGCTCAATCACCACGATCTCTGGTCGCTGCGCGGCGTCGGGCTGCGCGCGGAGCAGCTGCCGATGATCCTGGGGTGCGACGCGGCCGGCGTGGACCCGGACGGCAACCAGGTGGTGGTCTACCCGGTGATCCCCACCCCGGGCGACCCACGGGGAATCTCGATCCTCTCCGAGCACTTCCCGGGCACGCTCGCCGAACGGGTCGCCGTACCCCGGGCGAACCTGCTGCCGCTGCCGACGGGCCTGGCGGCGACGGACGCGGCCTGCCTACCCACCGCCTGGTTGACCGCGTGGCGGATGCTCACCACCCGAGGCCGGGTCGACGAGGCCGCCGCCGTGCTGGTACAGGGCGCGGGCGGGGGCGTGGCCACCGCGGCCGTCGCGCTCGCCGCCGCGATGGGCAAGCGGGTGTACGCAACCAGCCGGGACGCGGCCAAGCGGGAGCGAATCGCCGCGCTCGGCGCCACCGCCGTCGAACCGGGTGCCCGGTTGCCGGAACGGGTCGACGTCGTGATCGAGACGGTCGGTGCGGCGACCTTCGACCATTCGCTGAAGTCAGCCGCGCCGGCGGCCCGGATCGTGGTCTCTGGCGCCACGGCCGGGCACGAAGCGACGGTCAACCTGCGCCGTGTCTTCGCCATGCAGCTGGAGATCCTCGGCACCTCGATGGGTACCCCGGACGAACTGGCCGCCCTGCTGACCTTCTGCGCGAAGCGGGGGATGCGCCCGATGGTGGACAGCGTGGTGCCGTTCACCGCTGTCGGGGACGCGTTCGCCCGCCTGCATTCCGGCGGGGTCTTCGGCAAGGTGGTCGTTGATCACACGGCGTGACCGTCCGATACTCGACCACCCTGGCTGCCGCGCCGGGCGCCGACAGGTGCGGAGCTACCGGTCGACCTGAGCCCCGCCCGCCACCTCGCGGGCGGCGCGGGCGATCTCCCGTTCCTCGTCGGTGCCGATGACGCAGACCGCCACCTCGCCGCCGTCGGGTGAGATGACGCGGTCACCATGGCCCGCGTTACGTTCCGGATCGACGGTGATACCAAGTCGCTCCAGTCCGGCCAACGCTGCCGCCCGGACCGGAGCGGCGTGCTCGCCGACGCCCGCGGTGAAGGTCACCGCGTCCACCCGGCCGAGCAGCGCGTAGTACGCCCCGACGTAGCCGGTGATGCGGCGGCAGTACACGTCGAAGGCGAGCGCGGCGGCCGGGTCGCCGTCCGCCCGTCGCGCGAGCACCTCACGCATGTCGTTGGCGCCGGTGAGCCCGTACAGGCCGCTGCGATGGTTCAGCAGGTCGTCGATTTCGTCGACGCTCAACCCGCCTTCCCGCCGCAGGTGGAAGATCACCGTCGGGTCCAGGTCGCCGCTGCGGGTGCCCATGACCAGTCCTTCGAGCGGGGACATGCCCATCGAGGTGGCCACGCTCCGTCCGCCGGCGACAGCGGCGGCGCTCGCGCCGTTGCCCAGGTGCAGGGTGATGGTGTTGGTCTCGGCGTACGGGCGACCGATCAACTCCGCCGTGCGCCGCGAGACGTACGCGTGGGAGGTGCCGTGGAAACCGTACCGTCGAATGCCGTACCGGTCCGCCGTCGCACGGTCGATCGCGTAGGTGGCCGCGGACTCGGGCAGCGTGGTGTGGAAGGCGGTGTCGAAGACGGCAACCTGTGGGATGCCGGGTAGCGCCGCCCTGGCGACCTCGATGCCGGCCAGGTTGGCGGGATTGTGTAGCGGGGCGAGCGGTATCAGGCCCCGGATCGCGGTGAGTACCGCGTCGTCGATCAGGACCGGTTCGCCGAAGCGGCGTCCACCGTGCACCACCCGGTGTCCGACGGCGGTGAGCCCGGCCAGGTCGAGCCCGGTGAGGATCTCCCGGACCGCCGTGCCATGGTCGGCCGGCCCACCACCGGACTCGCCGATTCGCTCGACGGCGCCCCGGTCGAGGAGTTCGTCGCCGTCATACCACCGCCACTTGACCGATGACGATCCGCAGTTGAGTACCAGTACCCGACTCATTCACCGGCCTCCTCGGCCTGGATCGCGGTGATCGCCACCGTGTTGACGATGTCCGGGACGGTCGCGCCCCGGGAGAGGTCGTTCACCGGCCGGCGTAGCCCCTGCATGACCGGCCCGACCGCCACCGCCCGCGCCGACCGCTGTACCGCCTTGTACGTGTTGTTGCCCGTGTTCAGGTCCGGGAACACGAACACCGTGGCCCGGCCGGCGACTGTGCTGCCGGGCAGTTTCGTCGCTGCCACGGTCGGGTCGATGGCCGCGTCATACTGGATCGGCCCCTCGATCAACAGGTCTGGTCGACGTTCCCGAACCCTTCGGGTGGCCTCCGCGACCTTCTCCACGTCGGCGCCGGCGCCGGAGCTACCGGTCGAGTACGACAGCATCGCCACTCGCGGCTCGATGCCGAACCGGACGGCGGTGTCAGCGGACGAGATCGCGATGTCGGCGAGCTGGGCCGCGTCCGGATCAGGGTTGACCGCGCAGTCGCCGTACACGAGCACCCGGTCGGCGAGCAGCATGAAGAAGACGCTGGAGGCGATGGAGACGTCGGGCAGGTTCCGGATGATCTCAAAGGCGGGACGGATGGTGGCGGCGGTGGTGTGGGTGGAACCGGAGACCATGCCGTCCGCGTACCCGGCCCGCACCATCATCGTGCCGAAGTAGTTGGGTTGGGGCACGATGTCGTGGGCGAGGTCCACTGTGACGCCGCGGTGGGCACGCAACCTTGCGTACTCGTCGGCGAACTCGTCACGCCATTCGCTGGTGAACGGATCGATTACGTGTGCGCCGGTGATGTCGAGGCCCAACTCCCGCGTCCGTCGGGAGACATCGTCGGGCCGGCCGAGCAGGGTCAGCTCGGCCACGTCCCGGCGCAGCAGGATCTCGGCTGCCCGCAGAATCCGCTCCTCGTTCCCTTCGGGCAGCACCACATGCCGGCGCTGCGTCCGGGCACGGTCGATCAGGTCGTACTCGAACATGAGGGGGGTGACCCGCTCCGATCGGGTCACCCGGAGCCGGCGGGAGAGGTCGTCGGTGTCCACGCAGCGTTCGAACGCGCCCAGGGCGGCCTCCACCTTGCGGGGGTTGCCGGCGCTGGGCCGGCCCTCGATCCGGTTGGAGGCGGCCACCGTGTCGTAGCTGTCGCTGGTCACGGAGAGCACGGCGAGCCCCGGCCGCAGCCGCTCGACCAGCCGCATCGTGCGTGGGTCCGGTTGTACGCCGAGCGTGAGGACCAGCCCGGACAGCGCGACGTGACCCGCGACATGGGCGGCGCCGGTGGCGACCAGGAGATCGTCCCGGTCGCCGGGCATGATCACCAGGGCTCCCTCGGTCAGATGGTCGAGCAGCGTCGGCACGTGGGCCGCACCGACGACGAAGTCGAGTACGTCGCGACCGAGTGCGGCGTCGTCCCCCGCGAGCTGGGTGGCACCGAGCGCCGCCGCCACCTCAGCCACCGTCGGCGCCGAGACGCTGGGTACCTCCGGGATCAGATACGTCGGCACCGGTAGGTCCGGCAGGGTCAGCGGGCCGGTTACCCGGTTCGCGACGACCGCCAGCACCGTCGCGCCGAGATCCGCCAGGTCATGGTATGCACCGCGGGTCGCCGCCGTGACGGTGGTGGGCTCCTGCTCGTACCCGTCGACGACGGGGACAACGACGCTGCCGAACTCGGTCGCCAGTCGGGCATTGAAGGCTAGTTCGCGGGGACCCGCACCCCTGTCGCTGCCGTCGGCGAAGTCGCTGCCGACCACGACCACAGCCGGGTAGCGGCGCTCCACCGCGCGGTACCGTTCGACGATGCGGGAGATGAGCTGTTCCCGTTGCCCCTCGGCGACCATCTCGGTGGCCTCGGTGTAGGTGGTGCCGGAGAGGTCCTCGATCGGCAGGTCGACCCGGTAGCGCTCGCTGAGCAGGGCGAGGATCGGATCCGGTGAGTTGCCACGGACCAGCGGCCGGAAGATGCCGATGCGGCCGACCTGCCGGGACAACAACTCCGCCAGCCCGAGGGCGACGGTGGACTTGCCGCCGCCGGAACCCACGCTGGTTAGATACACGCTCCCTGCCACGAGATCCACTCTAGGAGCTCGGTGGATTGCCCGCCCGGGTCCTTAGGCCTGGTCCTCCGACCCGGGATGGGCGTGGGGTCTACGCTGGCCGGGCGTTGCTCGCGCACCGTACCGGCCGCGTGTCGGCAGCGGTGAAAGCCTCTGGTCCTACTCGTCGTCCTCGTCGTCCAGCCGAGCCAGGTAGGTGGCGAAGCGCTCGATCGGGGTCTCGAACTCGGGGTTCTGATCGACGAAATCGCGTAGGCGCTCGGCGAGCCACTCCATGCTGACCTGCTCGTCGCCGCGGCGTTCGGTCAGTTCCTCGATTCCACGGTCGGTGAAGTACATGCGTTCCTCGGTCATCCGGCGTCGCGGTGGCGGGGGCAGGAACCATCATCCCTGCCCCCGCCACCGGGTGGGTGGTATCTACGGGCGGGGGAGCGCCGCCTCGATGAGGGCGGACAGCTCGACGTCGTGCATCTTGGCCGAGCCGACCGCCGGGGCGGCTGCGGCAGGGCGGGAGATGCGCCGCAACCGGACCCCGTCCAGGTGCTCCAGCATGTTGAGTGCGACGAACGACCAGGCGCCCTGGTTGCTTGGCTCCTCCTGGGTCCAGGCGAAGTCCACGGCGTTCGGGTAGGCCGCGAGTGCGGCCCGGATCTCCTCGATCGGCATCGGGTAGAGCTGCTCGACCCGGACGATCGCGGTATCGGTGACGCCGCGCTCCTGCCGGGCCTGGAACAGGTCGTAGTAGACCTTGCCCGAGCAGAGCAGCACCCGCTTCACCTGCTCCGGCGCCGGGGCGCCGCTGTCGGGTAGCACCGGCCGGAAGGTACCGGTGGTGAAGTCCTGGACGTCCGATACGCAGAGTCGGTGCCGCAGCAGGGACTTGGGCGTGAACACCACGAGGGGCTTGCGCTTCGGTGACAGGGCCTGGCGGCGCAGCAGGTGGAAGTAGTTGGCCGGCGTGGTCGGAATAACCACCCGCATGTTGTCCTCGGCGCAGAGCTGGAGGAACCGCTCTGGGCGGCCGGAGGTGTGGTCGGGGCCCTGGCCTTCGTGGCCGTGCGGCAGCAGCAGCGTGATCGCGGAGCGCTGGCCCCACTTGACCTCACCGGAGGAGATGAACTCGTCGATCACCGTCTGGGCGCCGTTGACGAAGTCACCGAACTGGGCCTCCCAGCAGACCAGCGCGTTGAGGTTCTCCACCGAGTAGCCGTATTCGAACCCCATCGCCGCGTACTCGGACAGCAGTGAGTCGTGCACGAAGAACCGGGACCGCTCGCCATCGGCGGTGAGTGACTCCAGCGGCAGGTGATCGTCGCCCGTCTCCGCGTCCACGACGGACGCGTGTCGCTGCACGAACGTGCCGCGGCGCGAGTCCTGACCGGCGAGCCGGATGGTGACCCCGTCGTGTAGCAGTGCACCGAACGCGATGATCTCGCCGAAGCCCCAGTCGATGTTGCCCTCGGCGGCCATCTTGGCCCGCCGGTCGAGCAACTGCTGGATCCGCTTGTGCGGGGTGAAGCCTTCCGGCAGGTTGACGTGCGCCTCGCCGATCGCCCTGATGACGGCCGCGTCCGTCGCGGTGTCCACCGGTGGCTCCGGCTCATCCTCCCGCTTCGGGCGGCTGAGCTGACGCGGTGTGGTGGCGGCGTCCCTGGTGGCCTTGAACACCCGCTCCAGCTGCGCCTGGTAGTCGCGCAGCAGCTCCTCCGCGTCCTCCACGGTGATGTCGCCCCGCCCGATCAGCTCCTCCGTGTACAGCTTGCGGACCGACCGCTTCGAGTCGATGATCCGGTACATCTCAGGGTTCGACATCGACGGGTCGTCGCCCTCGTTGTGCCCACGTCGCCGGTAGCAGACCAGATCGATCACGACGTCCTTGTTGAACGTCTGCCGGTACTCGAAGGCCAGCTGGGCGACCCGCACCACGGCCTCCGGGTCGTCGCCGTTGACGTGGAAGATCGGTGCCTGGATCATCCGGGCCACGTCAGTGCTGTAGAGACTGGAGCGACTGTACTCCGGTGCGGTGGTGAAGCCGACCTGGTTGTTGACCACCACGTGCACCGTGCCGCCGGTGCGGTAGCCGCGCAGCTGGGACAGATTCAGCGTCTCGGCGACGACACCCTGGCCGGCGAAGGCCGCGTCACCGTGTACCGCCAGCGGTAGCACGGTGTAGCCCTCCAGCTTGAGGTCGATCCGGTCCTGCTTGGCCCGGACGATGCCCTCCAGCACCGGGTCAACGGCCTCCAGGTGTGACGGGTTCGCCACCACCGAGACCTTGACCGAGTGCTCGCCGTTCGGGGTGGTGAACTTGCCGTTCTGCCCGAGGTGGTACTTGACGTCGCCAG
Protein-coding regions in this window:
- a CDS encoding acetate/propionate family kinase; its protein translation is MSRVLVLNCGSSSVKWRWYDGDELLDRGAVERIGESGGGPADHGTAVREILTGLDLAGLTAVGHRVVHGGRRFGEPVLIDDAVLTAIRGLIPLAPLHNPANLAGIEVARAALPGIPQVAVFDTAFHTTLPESAATYAIDRATADRYGIRRYGFHGTSHAYVSRRTAELIGRPYAETNTITLHLGNGASAAAVAGGRSVATSMGMSPLEGLVMGTRSGDLDPTVIFHLRREGGLSVDEIDDLLNHRSGLYGLTGANDMREVLARRADGDPAAALAFDVYCRRITGYVGAYYALLGRVDAVTFTAGVGEHAAPVRAAALAGLERLGITVDPERNAGHGDRVISPDGGEVAVCVIGTDEEREIARAAREVAGGAQVDR
- the pta gene encoding phosphate acetyltransferase → MDLVAGSVYLTSVGSGGGKSTVALGLAELLSRQVGRIGIFRPLVRGNSPDPILALLSERYRVDLPIEDLSGTTYTEATEMVAEGQREQLISRIVERYRAVERRYPAVVVVGSDFADGSDRGAGPRELAFNARLATEFGSVVVPVVDGYEQEPTTVTAATRGAYHDLADLGATVLAVVANRVTGPLTLPDLPVPTYLIPEVPSVSAPTVAEVAAALGATQLAGDDAALGRDVLDFVVGAAHVPTLLDHLTEGALVIMPGDRDDLLVATGAAHVAGHVALSGLVLTLGVQPDPRTMRLVERLRPGLAVLSVTSDSYDTVAASNRIEGRPSAGNPRKVEAALGAFERCVDTDDLSRRLRVTRSERVTPLMFEYDLIDRARTQRRHVVLPEGNEERILRAAEILLRRDVAELTLLGRPDDVSRRTRELGLDITGAHVIDPFTSEWRDEFADEYARLRAHRGVTVDLAHDIVPQPNYFGTMMVRAGYADGMVSGSTHTTAATIRPAFEIIRNLPDVSIASSVFFMLLADRVLVYGDCAVNPDPDAAQLADIAISSADTAVRFGIEPRVAMLSYSTGSSGAGADVEKVAEATRRVRERRPDLLIEGPIQYDAAIDPTVAATKLPGSTVAGRATVFVFPDLNTGNNTYKAVQRSARAVAVGPVMQGLRRPVNDLSRGATVPDIVNTVAITAIQAEEAGE
- a CDS encoding NAD(P)-dependent malic enzyme, which translates into the protein MSSSPVDPADPVFRRHRGGKMAVTSTVPLTSREDLSLAYTPGVARVCEAIAADPRLADDYTWAGHTVAVVTDGSAVLGLGNIGPRAALPVMEGKAVLFKQFGGVDAVPVCLDTQDVDEIVAAVRALAPSFGGINLEDISAPRCFEIERRLDEALDIPVFHDDQHGTAIVVLAALRNAAALLTRKLGDLQVAVSGAGAAGVAVTKMLVAGGVNPEQVVVCDSQGVLGRHRDDLTGTKAELAELTNGDGRQGDMAAALRGADVLIGVSGGQIPEAAVAGMARGGIVFALANPTPEVHPAVAARHVAVVATGRSDHPNQINNVLAFPGVFRGALDARATRITDGMKVAAADAIAGVVAESLTPEAIVPSPLDPRVAPAVAEAVAEAARRDSVTR
- a CDS encoding DUF6104 family protein, translated to MTEERMYFTDRGIEELTERRGDEQVSMEWLAERLRDFVDQNPEFETPIERFATYLARLDDEDDE
- a CDS encoding multifunctional oxoglutarate decarboxylase/oxoglutarate dehydrogenase thiamine pyrophosphate-binding subunit/dihydrolipoyllysine-residue succinyltransferase subunit, which encodes MSTQQTSQENPLAGFGPNEWIVEEMYQRYLTDPTSVDPAWHDFFADYRPAPGAGGTRGEQPAAPEGDGRPEPSAAQPAPAPEGKPTPTKPAPAKPAAAKAAPAKPAPAKPAAKESAPTPSAPRTAPLRGVAARIVQNMDASLSVPTATSVRAVPAKLLVDNRIVINNHLARGRGGKVSFTHLVGYALVRALAVHPEMNNSYSVVDGKPALVRPEHVNLGIAIDLVKPDGSRNLVVPSIKACEQLDFRQFWQAYEDVVRRARKNELTMEDHGGTTISLTNPGGIGTVHSMPRLMTGQSAIIGVGAMEYPAPYQGMSEATLAELAVSKVITLTSTYDHRIIQGAQSGEFLKVMHELLLGEHGFYDQIFTSLRIPYEPVRWMRDVAIDGEGQINKTARVHELIHAYRVRGHLMADTDPLEFKIRKHPDLDVLQHGLTLWDLDRQFPVNGFAGRQRMKLRDVLGVLRDTYCRRVGIEYMHIQDPEERRWIQQRVERKYEKPAVDEQKHVLNRLNAAEAFETFLQTKYVGQKRFSLEGGESLIPLLGEVLEASAEGGLDEVVIGMAHRGRLNVLANIVGKPYEKIFSEFEGHLDPRSTQGSGDVKYHLGQNGKFTTPNGEHSVKVSVVANPSHLEAVDPVLEGIVRAKQDRIDLKLEGYTVLPLAVHGDAAFAGQGVVAETLNLSQLRGYRTGGTVHVVVNNQVGFTTAPEYSRSSLYSTDVARMIQAPIFHVNGDDPEAVVRVAQLAFEYRQTFNKDVVIDLVCYRRRGHNEGDDPSMSNPEMYRIIDSKRSVRKLYTEELIGRGDITVEDAEELLRDYQAQLERVFKATRDAATTPRQLSRPKREDEPEPPVDTATDAAVIRAIGEAHVNLPEGFTPHKRIQQLLDRRAKMAAEGNIDWGFGEIIAFGALLHDGVTIRLAGQDSRRGTFVQRHASVVDAETGDDHLPLESLTADGERSRFFVHDSLLSEYAAMGFEYGYSVENLNALVCWEAQFGDFVNGAQTVIDEFISSGEVKWGQRSAITLLLPHGHEGQGPDHTSGRPERFLQLCAEDNMRVVIPTTPANYFHLLRRQALSPKRKPLVVFTPKSLLRHRLCVSDVQDFTTGTFRPVLPDSGAPAPEQVKRVLLCSGKVYYDLFQARQERGVTDTAIVRVEQLYPMPIEEIRAALAAYPNAVDFAWTQEEPSNQGAWSFVALNMLEHLDGVRLRRISRPAAAAPAVGSAKMHDVELSALIEAALPRP
- a CDS encoding zinc-binding dehydrogenase, giving the protein MPTMRAAFASRFDDANPLTALTVGERPEPAHHGDDWVTVQVTASSLNHHDLWSLRGVGLRAEQLPMILGCDAAGVDPDGNQVVVYPVIPTPGDPRGISILSEHFPGTLAERVAVPRANLLPLPTGLAATDAACLPTAWLTAWRMLTTRGRVDEAAAVLVQGAGGGVATAAVALAAAMGKRVYATSRDAAKRERIAALGATAVEPGARLPERVDVVIETVGAATFDHSLKSAAPAARIVVSGATAGHEATVNLRRVFAMQLEILGTSMGTPDELAALLTFCAKRGMRPMVDSVVPFTAVGDAFARLHSGGVFGKVVVDHTA